The following proteins are encoded in a genomic region of Paenibacillus sp. FSL H3-0469:
- a CDS encoding peptidase G2 autoproteolytic cleavage domain-containing protein, translating into MADEGCNQTASGACSHAEGNSTTASGFASHAEGYETTASASAAHAEGYQTIAFLDTAHAEGNGTLATAPAAHAEGYKTYAISDAAHAEGGLTVASAPQSHAEGAQTTASGVASHAEGNQSTASGEYSHAEGFLTVAAGPAAHAEGFNTQANGLSSHAEGALTEANGTFSHAEGFSSVAGAQNSHAEGNSTVVHEEHPNSHIMGSNGETVFPDSWHLANGNEDTLGLAAVLQGSSGNLFLQGTVMPLGADYAEMFETVDGLPIEPGYFVTTEGEQVRKATPADQYILGVVSANPSVLGDSSPLNWTGKYEKDEWGRVKYEDREVKAVIDSEGKVLAPAYTKSSAVVNPEYVPSQTYVPRIDRPEWVAVGTMGKLLVRDDGTCQVNGYCMPGENGVATASVEGYRVLARTAPDQIKIYVK; encoded by the coding sequence ATGGCAGATGAAGGATGCAATCAGACCGCTTCCGGAGCTTGCTCACATGCAGAGGGGAACTCCACGACCGCCAGCGGGTTTGCTTCTCACGCTGAGGGCTATGAGACAACAGCCAGCGCTTCTGCGGCACATGCGGAAGGTTACCAGACCATTGCATTTTTGGACACGGCCCATGCCGAAGGGAATGGGACACTTGCTACAGCACCAGCCGCACATGCGGAAGGCTACAAGACCTATGCAATCAGTGACGCTGCCCATGCTGAGGGCGGTTTAACTGTTGCTTCCGCACCTCAATCTCACGCTGAGGGTGCGCAGACGACTGCTTCGGGTGTGGCTTCACACGCAGAGGGCAATCAGAGCACTGCAAGCGGTGAATACTCCCACGCCGAAGGCTTCTTGACTGTAGCTGCTGGTCCTGCAGCTCATGCAGAAGGATTCAACACTCAGGCCAATGGGCTTTCTTCACATGCGGAGGGTGCCTTGACTGAGGCCAATGGAACCTTTTCCCATGCAGAAGGTTTTTCTTCAGTTGCAGGTGCTCAGAACTCTCATGCTGAAGGTAATTCTACAGTTGTTCATGAAGAACACCCTAATTCACACATTATGGGCTCGAATGGTGAGACTGTATTTCCCGATTCTTGGCATTTAGCTAATGGGAATGAAGACACTCTTGGCTTGGCTGCTGTTCTTCAAGGGTCTTCCGGAAATCTATTCTTACAAGGCACGGTAATGCCTTTAGGTGCCGATTATGCCGAAATGTTTGAGACAGTGGACGGGTTGCCGATCGAGCCGGGCTATTTCGTAACCACAGAGGGTGAGCAGGTCAGAAAAGCAACTCCGGCAGATCAATACATCCTGGGTGTGGTCAGTGCAAATCCTTCTGTACTTGGCGACTCAAGCCCTTTGAACTGGACGGGCAAATATGAAAAGGATGAATGGGGCAGGGTTAAATATGAAGATCGGGAAGTGAAAGCGGTAATAGACAGCGAGGGCAAAGTTCTGGCGCCTGCGTATACTAAGAGCTCGGCTGTTGTCAATCCTGAGTATGTCCCTTCTCAGACGTATGTGCCACGGATTGATCGTCCGGAATGGGTAGCTGTAGGAACCATGGGCAAGCTTCTTGTCCGGGATGACGGGACCTGCCAGGTGAACGGATATTGTATGCCTGGTGAGAACGGAGTGGCGACTGCTTCAGTCGAAGGGTACCGGGTTCTTGCGAGAACAGCGCCAGATCAAATTAAAATTTATGTGAAATAA
- a CDS encoding ABC transporter ATP-binding protein, protein MIISLENVSWRREQTMILHEMNWQVEKGQHWCIVGLNGSGKTTMLNVVNGYIWPTQGQVEVLGHRFGDVDLRELRKRIGWVSTSLQQKLYGHQTVMNIILSGKFATIGLYDKTEEEDLKQAEELLEFLDCSALATRTYDTLSQGQRQKILIARALIANPELLILDEPCTGLDIFAREQLLQMIEKITKQEGGPTLLYVTHHIEEITLCFTHTLLVKKGEIYKADETAECLKSGVLSDFFDTPVEVQEHHNRKWLTLG, encoded by the coding sequence ATGATTATATCACTTGAAAATGTATCCTGGCGGCGTGAGCAGACAATGATTTTGCACGAGATGAATTGGCAGGTGGAGAAGGGACAGCACTGGTGTATAGTCGGTCTGAACGGCTCAGGCAAGACGACCATGCTGAACGTCGTGAATGGCTATATCTGGCCAACCCAAGGTCAAGTAGAGGTGCTTGGCCACCGGTTCGGTGATGTAGACCTTAGGGAGCTGCGCAAGCGGATCGGCTGGGTCAGCACCTCATTGCAGCAGAAGCTGTACGGCCATCAGACGGTGATGAACATTATTCTGAGCGGCAAATTCGCCACGATCGGGCTGTACGACAAGACGGAAGAAGAGGATCTGAAGCAGGCAGAGGAGCTGTTGGAATTCCTGGATTGCTCGGCCCTGGCCACACGTACTTATGATACCTTATCACAGGGGCAGCGCCAAAAGATCCTTATCGCACGCGCGCTGATTGCTAATCCTGAGCTGCTTATTCTGGACGAGCCGTGCACGGGGCTGGATATTTTTGCACGGGAGCAGTTACTGCAGATGATCGAGAAGATCACTAAGCAGGAAGGCGGACCGACCTTACTATATGTGACTCATCATATTGAGGAGATTACGCTCTGCTTCACCCATACCCTGCTGGTTAAGAAGGGGGAAATCTATAAAGCCGATGAGACAGCAGAGTGCCTGAAGTCCGGGGTGCTCAGTGATTTCTTTGACACCCCGGTTGAGGTGCAGGAGCACCATAACCGCAAATGGCTGACATTGGGGTGA